One genomic window of Corynebacterium sp. sy039 includes the following:
- the atpB gene encoding F0F1 ATP synthase subunit A — translation MKGEFHTPNIDHEFFPDAFWFTDVAGGWFQIDRLMFVRLLMAVVLGAFFAIAMRNPKLVPSGLQNLAEFFLDFVRIHIAEDILGKKEGRRFLPVIATIFFIVFIMNIPSVIPFLNISPNARIGMPIVLAAFGYIAFIYAGVKRYGFFKYIRSSVVIPHLPFLVYFLVIPLEFISTFIVRPVSLAIRLMVNMLAGHVILVLIFSATNFFFWQLNGWTAMSAVTIVFGVLMTLFECLVIFLQAYIFALLVAVYIELSLHADEH, via the coding sequence ATGAAGGGTGAATTTCATACACCCAACATTGATCACGAATTTTTCCCGGATGCCTTCTGGTTTACTGATGTGGCTGGCGGTTGGTTCCAGATCGACCGCTTGATGTTTGTCCGTCTGCTGATGGCAGTGGTTTTGGGCGCTTTTTTTGCTATAGCAATGCGCAATCCAAAGCTTGTTCCTTCTGGTTTGCAGAATCTAGCCGAGTTTTTCTTGGATTTTGTACGTATTCACATTGCGGAAGATATTTTAGGTAAGAAAGAAGGACGTCGTTTCCTTCCGGTAATTGCCACCATTTTCTTCATTGTGTTTATTATGAATATCCCTTCGGTTATTCCATTCCTTAACATTTCGCCTAATGCTCGTATTGGTATGCCAATTGTGCTGGCGGCATTTGGATATATAGCTTTCATTTATGCCGGAGTTAAACGATACGGTTTCTTCAAGTACATACGATCATCAGTGGTAATTCCGCATTTGCCATTCCTGGTCTATTTTCTTGTTATTCCACTGGAGTTCATATCTACATTTATTGTTCGTCCAGTATCGTTAGCTATTCGTCTTATGGTTAATATGCTCGCAGGACACGTCATCCTCGTGCTTATTTTCTCTGCGACAAATTTCTTCTTCTGGCAGTTAAATGGCTGGACTGCAATGTCCGCAGTAACCATTGTTTTTGGTGTACTTATGACACTCTTTGAGTGTCTAGTGATCTTCTTGCAGGCGTATATTTTCGCCTTGTTGGTCGCTGTGTACATTGAATTATCGCTTCATGCAGATGAACACTGA
- the atpE gene encoding ATP synthase F0 subunit C, whose amino-acid sequence MNEIILAAGNAGGIEGSIAGIGFGLSAIGPGIGIGIIGGKTVEGMARQPEMVGQLRTAMILAIAFAEVLGLLGFIGAFIF is encoded by the coding sequence ATGAATGAAATCATTTTGGCAGCAGGAAACGCTGGTGGAATTGAAGGTAGCATCGCTGGTATCGGTTTCGGTCTTTCTGCCATTGGTCCTGGTATCGGTATCGGTATCATCGGTGGTAAAACTGTTGAGGGTATGGCACGCCAGCCTGAGATGGTTGGTCAGCTTCGTACCGCTATGATTTTGGCTATCGCTTTCGCCGAGGTTTTGGGTCTTTTGGGCTTCATCGGCGCTTTTATCTTCTAA
- a CDS encoding F0F1 ATP synthase subunit B, producing the protein MTNVIQFLAAEEGSNSVLLPATYDIVWSIVVLIVLGALFTYFVLPKFKEVLSEREDRIAGGIQRAEVAQAEAKAALEKYNAQLADARAEAAEIRDEARARGKQIEAEYKAKAIEESNRIIESGEKQLAAQREQVVAELRREMGQNSISLAERLLGEQLSDDVKRSGTIDQFLSGLDTVSATGK; encoded by the coding sequence ATGACGAACGTCATTCAATTTCTAGCCGCAGAAGAAGGCTCAAATAGTGTTCTTCTACCTGCTACTTACGACATCGTCTGGTCTATCGTTGTGCTTATTGTCCTAGGGGCACTATTCACTTACTTCGTGTTACCGAAGTTTAAGGAAGTTCTTTCCGAACGTGAGGACCGGATCGCAGGTGGTATTCAGCGTGCTGAAGTAGCACAAGCTGAGGCGAAAGCGGCTCTTGAGAAGTACAATGCTCAACTTGCTGATGCACGCGCTGAGGCAGCTGAAATTCGTGATGAAGCCCGTGCGCGGGGTAAGCAAATTGAAGCTGAATACAAAGCGAAAGCTATCGAAGAGAGCAACCGAATTATTGAATCTGGCGAAAAGCAACTTGCTGCTCAGCGTGAGCAGGTTGTTGCAGAGCTACGTCGTGAAATGGGTCAGAACTCGATTTCTTTGGCTGAGCGTTTGCTCGGAGAACAACTCTCTGACGACGTAAAACGTTCAGGAACCATTGATCAGTTCTTGTCTGGTCTAGACACCGTTAGCGCAACAGGAAAGTGA
- a CDS encoding F0F1 ATP synthase subunit delta — MHTASREALAQVSSHIDTALQGNENAVAIAAQTGAELFDVVDVLEGDRRLRIAVADSSRIAQQRSGLISAVFAGKVSQTTLEVLITAASLEWSTPREFRAGLVELGRHALLRSAEVQGQIGQVEEELFRLSRLLGKEAQLTLLLDDRSADPQRKSALFASVLYGKVTAVTEALALQVTRRTEHNVIDDINALSKKAAALQGRDVAFVVSATELSGAQNDSLANKLEQIYGRAMNIHSEVDPSLLGGMIIRVGDEVIDGSTSGKIERLRANFV, encoded by the coding sequence ATGCATACAGCGAGCCGTGAGGCACTAGCTCAGGTTTCTTCCCATATTGATACTGCATTGCAGGGGAATGAAAATGCTGTAGCTATTGCCGCCCAGACTGGCGCTGAGCTTTTTGATGTTGTTGATGTTTTGGAAGGCGATCGTCGTTTACGCATTGCCGTTGCAGATTCATCACGCATAGCTCAGCAACGTTCGGGTCTCATCTCTGCTGTGTTTGCCGGTAAAGTCTCACAGACTACTCTTGAAGTGCTCATCACTGCAGCAAGTCTCGAGTGGTCTACTCCTCGCGAGTTCCGTGCTGGTTTGGTCGAATTAGGTCGCCATGCACTATTGCGATCAGCAGAAGTTCAAGGGCAGATTGGGCAAGTAGAAGAAGAGCTCTTCCGTTTGTCTCGTCTCTTGGGCAAAGAAGCACAATTGACTCTTCTGCTTGATGATCGCAGCGCAGATCCACAACGAAAGAGTGCGTTATTTGCAAGTGTTCTTTATGGCAAGGTTACTGCGGTAACTGAAGCACTTGCTTTGCAGGTAACGCGTCGCACTGAGCACAATGTTATTGATGATATCAATGCATTATCGAAGAAAGCTGCTGCATTGCAGGGGCGCGATGTTGCTTTTGTGGTGTCTGCTACAGAACTCAGTGGTGCACAAAATGACTCATTGGCGAATAAGCTAGAGCAGATTTATGGTCGTGCGATGAACATCCACTCTGAGGTTGATCCCAGCCTCCTCGGTGGCATGATTATCCGAGTTGGCGATGAAGTAATAGATGGATCAACTTCTGGAAAGATTGAACGTCTACGTGCGAATTTTGTCTAA
- the atpA gene encoding F0F1 ATP synthase subunit alpha produces MAELTISSDEIRSAIANYTSSYSAEASREEVGVVISAADGIAQVSGLPSVMANELLEFPGGVIGVAQNLDTDRVGVVVLGNYESLKEGDEVKRTGEVLSIPVGDNFLGRVINPLGQVIDGLGAVEAEENRVLELQAPTVLQRQPVEEPMQTGIKAIDAMTPIGRGQRQLIIGDRKTGKTAVCIDTILNQKANWESGDKNKQVRCIYVAIGQKGSTIAAVRKTLEEHGALEYTTIVAAPASDSAGFKWLAPFAGAALGQHWMYQGNHVLVIYDDLTKQAEAYRAISLLLRRPPGREAYPGDVFYLHSRLLERAAKLSDDMGAGSMTALPIIETKANDVSAFIPTNVISITDGQVFLESDLFNQGVRPAINVGVSVSRVGGAAQTKGMKKVSGSLRLDLAAYRDLEAFATFASDLDPASKAQLDRGARLVELLKQSENSPQTVEHQIVSIWLAGNGHFDSVPVEDIRRFESELIENLHSTTPEVFEQIAGGAQLSEDSQNALVAATDKFKRSFQTTDGTVVINEPEVDALAAGDVQKNQLKVKK; encoded by the coding sequence ATGGCGGAGCTTACGATCTCCTCCGACGAGATCCGTAGCGCGATTGCGAACTACACCTCGAGCTACTCCGCGGAGGCCTCCCGTGAGGAGGTTGGCGTGGTGATTTCGGCAGCCGATGGTATTGCCCAGGTATCTGGCCTTCCATCTGTTATGGCGAATGAGCTGCTTGAGTTCCCAGGTGGCGTAATTGGCGTCGCTCAGAACCTCGATACCGATCGCGTTGGTGTCGTAGTCTTGGGCAACTATGAAAGCCTTAAAGAAGGCGATGAAGTTAAGCGGACTGGAGAAGTCCTTTCGATTCCGGTCGGGGATAATTTCCTTGGTCGTGTTATCAACCCTTTGGGTCAGGTCATTGACGGGCTTGGTGCTGTTGAAGCTGAAGAAAACCGTGTGCTTGAGTTGCAGGCACCAACTGTTTTGCAGCGTCAGCCAGTGGAAGAGCCAATGCAGACCGGTATCAAAGCTATTGACGCAATGACCCCTATTGGTCGTGGTCAGCGTCAGTTGATCATTGGTGACCGTAAGACTGGTAAGACTGCTGTATGCATCGATACCATCTTGAACCAGAAGGCTAACTGGGAGTCTGGCGACAAGAACAAACAAGTTCGTTGTATTTATGTTGCTATTGGTCAAAAAGGCTCAACAATTGCCGCTGTCCGTAAAACCCTAGAAGAGCATGGTGCATTGGAGTACACCACAATTGTGGCAGCACCTGCTTCTGATTCTGCTGGTTTCAAGTGGCTTGCGCCTTTCGCAGGTGCAGCATTGGGACAGCACTGGATGTACCAGGGCAATCACGTATTGGTCATCTATGATGATTTGACTAAGCAGGCTGAGGCATACCGTGCTATCTCCTTGCTTCTTCGTCGCCCACCAGGACGTGAAGCATACCCAGGTGACGTTTTCTACTTGCACTCTCGTTTGCTAGAACGTGCAGCTAAGCTCTCCGACGATATGGGAGCTGGTTCTATGACCGCGCTGCCAATCATTGAAACCAAAGCGAACGACGTATCTGCCTTCATTCCTACCAACGTAATTTCTATTACTGATGGTCAGGTATTCCTTGAGTCCGATCTCTTTAACCAGGGTGTTCGTCCTGCGATTAACGTTGGTGTGTCGGTTTCTCGTGTTGGTGGTGCTGCACAGACAAAGGGCATGAAGAAAGTTTCTGGTTCCTTGCGTCTTGATCTTGCTGCATATCGTGATCTTGAGGCTTTCGCTACTTTCGCGTCTGACCTTGATCCTGCGTCGAAAGCTCAGCTTGATCGTGGTGCTCGTCTCGTGGAATTGCTCAAGCAATCTGAGAACTCACCACAGACTGTTGAACATCAAATTGTGTCAATCTGGCTTGCTGGTAATGGACACTTCGATTCTGTTCCCGTCGAAGACATCCGTCGCTTTGAGTCAGAGTTGATTGAGAATCTTCACTCCACAACACCTGAAGTTTTCGAGCAAATCGCTGGTGGTGCACAGCTTTCTGAGGACTCTCAGAATGCTCTGGTTGCTGCTACCGATAAGTTCAAGCGTTCTTTCCAGACCACTGATGGCACTGTTGTTATCAATGAACCTGAGGTTGATGCGCTTGCTGCAGGTGACGTACAAAAGAACCAGCTAAAGGTGAAGAAGTAA
- a CDS encoding F0F1 ATP synthase subunit gamma, with translation MANLRELRDRIKSVNSTKKITKAQELIATSRITKAQARVEASLPYATEIHNVMERLASASSLDHPMLREREGGNRAAILVVSSDRGMAGGYNYNVFKKAAELQKLLEETGYEVVRYVTGNKGVAYYKFRGEEVAGAWTGFSQDPTWSGTHDVRHHLIDGFTATSEGTTQWCEGLTAEEGNGIKGFDQVHVVYTEFESMLTQTPRAFQLLPIEPVIETSDHTDSAIDRHDKTSGTPESDVEFEPDADTLLSALLPQYVSRSLYAMFLEASASESASRRNAMKSATDNATALVKDLSRVANQARQAQITQEITEIVGGAGALAESAESD, from the coding sequence ATGGCAAATCTTCGAGAATTGCGTGACCGAATTAAATCGGTGAACTCAACAAAGAAGATTACTAAAGCGCAAGAGCTTATTGCGACATCTCGCATTACTAAAGCGCAGGCACGGGTCGAGGCTTCATTGCCTTACGCCACCGAGATCCACAATGTGATGGAGCGTTTGGCCTCAGCTAGTTCTTTGGATCATCCGATGCTACGTGAACGAGAAGGCGGTAACCGCGCAGCTATTCTTGTAGTATCGAGTGATCGCGGCATGGCTGGTGGGTACAACTACAATGTCTTCAAGAAAGCTGCTGAGTTGCAGAAATTGCTTGAAGAAACCGGCTATGAGGTTGTCCGCTACGTCACAGGAAATAAGGGAGTTGCTTATTATAAGTTCCGCGGCGAAGAAGTCGCAGGTGCTTGGACAGGTTTCTCCCAGGATCCGACGTGGAGTGGTACTCACGACGTTCGCCATCATCTCATTGATGGATTCACTGCAACGTCTGAGGGAACCACACAGTGGTGCGAGGGCTTAACTGCTGAAGAAGGAAACGGCATTAAAGGCTTTGACCAAGTTCATGTGGTCTACACTGAGTTTGAGTCAATGCTTACCCAAACCCCTCGTGCTTTCCAACTGCTGCCCATCGAACCAGTTATTGAGACGAGCGATCACACAGATAGTGCAATCGATCGTCACGATAAGACATCTGGTACACCAGAGTCAGATGTAGAGTTTGAGCCTGATGCGGATACTTTGTTGTCTGCATTATTGCCACAGTATGTATCCCGCAGCTTGTATGCAATGTTCTTAGAAGCATCTGCTTCGGAATCTGCATCTCGTCGTAATGCGATGAAATCTGCGACCGATAATGCTACTGCATTGGTTAAGGATCTTTCACGTGTGGCTAACCAGGCTCGTCAGGCACAAATTACCCAGGAAATCACAGAGATTGTCGGTGGCGCTGGTGCGCTCGCCGAAAGCGCAGAAAGTGACTAG
- the atpD gene encoding F0F1 ATP synthase subunit beta: MTTALTEQNTQTASVAGRVVRVIGPVVDVEFPRGELPALYNALTVEVTLEAVAKTITLEVAQHLGDNLVRTISMAPTDGLVRGAEVTDSGKPISVPVGDVVKGHVFNALGDCLDQPGLGRDGEQWGIHRDPPPFDQLEGKTEILETGIKVIDLLTPYVKGGKIGLFGGAGVGKTVLIQEMITRIAREFSGTSVFAGVGERTREGTDLFLEMEEMGVLQDTALVFGQMDEPPGVRMRVALSGLTMAEYFRDVQHQDVLLFIDNIFRFTQAGSEVSTLLGRMPSAVGYQPTLADEMGVLQERITSTKGKSITSLQAVYVPADDYTDPAPATTFAHLDATTELDRSIASKGIYPAVNPLTSTSRILEPGIVGERHYEVAQRVIHILQKNKELQDIIAILGMDELSEEDKITVQRARRLERFLGQNFFVAEKFTGIPGSYVPLSHTIDAFERICNGDFDHYPEQAFNGLGGLDDVEAAYKKLTEK; this comes from the coding sequence ATGACCACAGCTCTTACAGAGCAGAACACGCAAACCGCGTCTGTCGCGGGTCGCGTTGTGCGCGTCATCGGTCCGGTCGTCGACGTGGAATTCCCACGCGGCGAGCTGCCGGCACTGTATAACGCGCTGACTGTCGAGGTAACTCTCGAGGCAGTTGCAAAGACCATTACGCTTGAGGTAGCCCAGCACTTGGGTGACAACCTCGTGCGTACCATTTCCATGGCGCCTACCGACGGACTTGTCCGCGGCGCTGAGGTAACTGATTCTGGTAAGCCAATTTCCGTGCCAGTTGGTGACGTTGTGAAAGGACACGTTTTCAACGCGCTAGGTGATTGTCTTGACCAGCCAGGTCTAGGCCGTGATGGTGAGCAGTGGGGTATCCACCGCGATCCACCACCATTCGACCAGCTCGAAGGTAAAACCGAAATCCTGGAAACCGGCATTAAGGTGATCGACCTTCTCACCCCATACGTAAAGGGTGGAAAGATTGGTCTGTTCGGTGGTGCAGGTGTGGGTAAGACCGTTCTTATCCAGGAGATGATTACCCGTATCGCTCGTGAGTTCTCCGGTACATCTGTATTCGCAGGTGTTGGTGAGCGTACTCGTGAGGGTACTGACCTCTTCCTTGAAATGGAAGAAATGGGTGTGCTTCAGGATACCGCCTTGGTATTCGGTCAGATGGACGAGCCACCAGGAGTTCGTATGCGTGTAGCTCTTTCTGGTCTGACAATGGCGGAGTACTTCCGCGATGTTCAGCACCAGGACGTGCTGTTGTTCATCGACAACATCTTCCGTTTCACCCAGGCAGGTTCTGAGGTATCTACCTTGCTAGGCCGTATGCCTTCTGCTGTGGGTTACCAGCCAACCTTGGCTGATGAGATGGGTGTTCTACAGGAGCGCATTACTTCTACAAAGGGTAAGTCCATTACCTCTTTGCAGGCTGTGTATGTTCCTGCTGATGACTACACCGACCCAGCCCCAGCAACCACATTCGCTCACTTGGATGCAACCACAGAGCTTGACCGTTCTATTGCTTCCAAGGGTATTTACCCAGCGGTGAACCCACTAACATCTACCTCTCGTATTCTTGAGCCAGGTATCGTTGGTGAGCGTCACTACGAGGTTGCGCAGCGAGTTATCCACATCTTGCAGAAGAACAAAGAACTTCAGGACATCATCGCCATTCTTGGTATGGATGAGCTTTCTGAAGAGGATAAGATCACTGTTCAGCGTGCTCGTCGCCTTGAGCGTTTCTTGGGTCAGAACTTCTTCGTTGCAGAGAAGTTCACTGGTATCCCAGGTTCTTATGTGCCGCTTTCTCATACCATCGACGCTTTCGAGCGTATTTGCAATGGCGATTTCGATCACTACCCTGAGCAGGCCTTTAACGGTCTAGGTGGTTTGGACGACGTCGAAGCTGCATACAAGAAATTGACTGAGAAGTAG
- a CDS encoding F0F1 ATP synthase subunit epsilon, giving the protein MADITVEIVSVERVLWSGHASIVTAQTTEGELGVQPGHVPFLGQLAENGIVTVTPVDGSKLVAAVQGGFISVSADKITVLAEYAIWSNEVDTTSAEANLQSSDALSKARAEAELKAVRRSAGV; this is encoded by the coding sequence ATGGCTGACATCACCGTTGAAATAGTCTCTGTGGAACGTGTGTTGTGGAGCGGACACGCTAGCATTGTTACCGCACAAACCACAGAAGGCGAACTCGGCGTGCAGCCTGGTCACGTGCCATTTCTAGGGCAACTAGCCGAAAATGGCATTGTGACGGTTACTCCTGTGGATGGCAGCAAACTTGTTGCTGCTGTTCAAGGTGGCTTCATCTCTGTTTCTGCAGATAAAATCACTGTGCTTGCCGAATACGCTATTTGGTCTAATGAGGTTGACACCACATCAGCAGAAGCGAATTTGCAGTCTAGTGATGCACTATCTAAAGCTCGTGCTGAAGCTGAACTAAAAGCTGTCCGTCGAAGCGCAGGAGTATAA
- a CDS encoding DUF2550 domain-containing protein, whose translation MKYVFIALGIIALFFVVFAAWRFLTLRSKGTPVILRRLPATGTHGWRHGLFRYHGDSLHYFMLRSIAPLADMLFERTHVVIKGHRDVTNREDSFLFGDKIVQFSHHGQDYELVCSPHAEMAFTAWVEAAPSSRMDKMNPKDLLRRIGKDNTQK comes from the coding sequence GTGAAGTACGTATTTATTGCATTGGGTATTATCGCCCTATTTTTTGTAGTATTTGCCGCATGGCGTTTCTTAACTTTGCGTTCTAAAGGTACACCAGTTATTTTGCGTCGCCTTCCTGCCACTGGTACGCATGGCTGGCGTCATGGTCTTTTTCGCTATCATGGGGATAGCTTGCACTATTTCATGTTGCGCTCTATCGCACCGCTAGCAGATATGCTTTTTGAGCGTACGCATGTAGTTATTAAGGGTCATCGTGATGTAACTAATCGTGAGGACTCTTTTTTATTTGGTGATAAAATTGTTCAGTTTTCACACCACGGACAAGACTATGAATTAGTATGCAGTCCCCATGCAGAAATGGCTTTCACCGCTTGGGTAGAGGCGGCACCCAGTTCGCGTATGGATAAAATGAATCCTAAAGATTTACTTCGTAGAATCGGTAAAGATAATACGCAAAAGTAA
- the nucS gene encoding endonuclease NucS, with amino-acid sequence MRLVIARCSVDYVGRLEAHLPMADRLIMIKADGSVSIHADDRAYKPLNWMTPPCTLTETEVPVAELEDAQVKAQMDAQTTVALWIVENKKGEQLRITVEAIHSDLSYNLGEDPGLIKDGVEAHLQELLAEHIDTLGEGHSLIRREYPTAIGPVDILCRNEQGQTVAVEIKRRGGIDGVEQLSRYLELLNRDELLAPVQGVFAAQEIKPQARTLANDRGIRCVTLDYDALRGIESTELRLF; translated from the coding sequence ATGCGTTTAGTCATTGCTCGTTGTTCAGTGGATTATGTCGGTCGTCTTGAAGCACACCTGCCGATGGCTGATCGGCTTATCATGATTAAAGCTGATGGTTCAGTTTCAATCCATGCAGATGATCGTGCGTATAAACCACTCAACTGGATGACACCGCCATGTACTCTCACAGAAACAGAAGTACCAGTAGCAGAGCTTGAAGATGCACAAGTAAAAGCACAGATGGACGCGCAGACAACGGTGGCATTATGGATCGTAGAAAATAAAAAAGGTGAGCAGCTAAGAATCACAGTTGAAGCCATCCACTCTGATTTGTCTTACAATCTTGGTGAAGATCCTGGATTGATTAAAGACGGCGTCGAGGCGCATTTACAAGAATTATTAGCCGAGCATATTGATACTTTAGGGGAAGGGCATTCGCTTATTCGACGTGAATATCCCACTGCTATCGGACCAGTAGACATTTTGTGCCGCAATGAGCAAGGGCAGACTGTAGCGGTCGAGATTAAACGACGTGGTGGTATTGATGGCGTTGAGCAGCTTTCTCGTTATCTAGAACTATTAAACAGAGATGAGCTATTGGCTCCAGTGCAGGGAGTGTTTGCTGCGCAAGAAATTAAACCGCAGGCACGTACTTTGGCCAATGACCGAGGGATTCGCTGCGTCACTCTTGATTATGATGCGCTCCGTGGCATTGAGTCTACGGAATTGCGTTTGTTCTAA